From one Acidibrevibacterium fodinaquatile genomic stretch:
- a CDS encoding efflux transporter outer membrane subunit, whose product MKPAVIFLAVLGLGGCMIGPDYKRPSAPVAVSYKELAGWQPAVPQDEHDRGAWWLIYHDPLLDQLERQIDISNYTLKQAEANYRNAQAIVQEAQANLFPVLNATGNFQRTGIGGGSHSIVTTGNGVAVSGASGFVGNQYTLQGNGSWDLDVWGEIRRQIASDVDLAQYSAAEVADARLSAQAALATAYFNLRAEDSLATVYENNVKQFADALRITENEYHAGYVARGDVLTAQTELQTTQAQLTAVGVARAQYEHAIAVLIGKPPADLSIAPGALPNDVPVVPPSLPSTLLQRRPDIAAAERQMAAENELIGVALAAFFPQISLSSFYGYSAPQIANLIALPNRLWGLGAAFNAPIFEGGAQIAAVVAARANYDAAVANYRQTVLTAFQQVEDELAALRILAQEKTEQDIAVKSAQDNVAFAINEYKAGTVIYTTVLTDQELELSDEVTDVAIQQSRMVASVALVEALGGGFTSDDLPGTTAIRGLDFYRPANVIGSNAAE is encoded by the coding sequence ATGAAACCCGCGGTGATTTTTCTTGCGGTACTCGGGCTCGGCGGCTGCATGATCGGGCCGGATTACAAGCGGCCGTCGGCGCCGGTTGCGGTTTCCTACAAGGAATTGGCGGGCTGGCAACCAGCCGTGCCGCAGGATGAGCATGACCGCGGCGCCTGGTGGCTGATCTATCATGACCCGCTTCTCGATCAGCTCGAACGCCAGATCGACATTTCCAACTACACGCTCAAGCAAGCGGAGGCGAATTACCGCAATGCGCAGGCGATCGTGCAGGAAGCGCAGGCAAATTTGTTTCCGGTTTTGAACGCGACCGGCAATTTCCAGCGCACCGGGATCGGCGGCGGCAGCCACAGCATCGTTACCACCGGCAATGGCGTCGCGGTCTCTGGTGCTTCCGGCTTCGTCGGCAATCAATATACCCTGCAGGGAAATGGGAGCTGGGATCTCGATGTCTGGGGCGAGATCCGGCGCCAAATCGCAAGTGATGTGGATCTCGCGCAATATAGCGCCGCCGAAGTCGCCGATGCCCGGCTTTCGGCGCAAGCCGCGCTGGCGACCGCTTATTTCAATTTGCGCGCAGAAGATTCGCTTGCCACCGTTTATGAAAACAACGTCAAGCAATTCGCTGATGCGCTGCGTATCACCGAAAATGAATATCATGCCGGCTATGTCGCGCGCGGCGATGTTCTCACGGCGCAGACCGAATTGCAGACGACACAGGCGCAGCTTACCGCGGTCGGCGTTGCCCGCGCGCAGTATGAACACGCGATCGCGGTCTTGATCGGCAAGCCGCCGGCGGATCTCAGCATCGCCCCTGGCGCGCTGCCCAATGATGTGCCGGTGGTACCGCCCTCGCTCCCCTCGACATTGCTTCAGCGCCGCCCCGACATCGCCGCCGCCGAGCGCCAGATGGCGGCGGAGAATGAGCTGATCGGCGTCGCCCTCGCCGCTTTCTTTCCGCAAATCAGCCTCAGCAGCTTTTACGGCTATTCTGCCCCGCAAATCGCTAATCTGATTGCGCTGCCGAACCGCCTCTGGGGGCTTGGCGCGGCCTTCAATGCGCCGATTTTCGAGGGCGGCGCGCAGATCGCCGCCGTTGTCGCCGCGCGCGCCAATTATGACGCGGCGGTCGCCAATTATCGCCAGACGGTGCTCACCGCCTTTCAACAAGTGGAAGATGAACTGGCAGCTCTGCGCATCCTGGCGCAGGAGAAAACCGAGCAGGATATCGCGGTGAAATCGGCGCAGGACAATGTCGCCTTCGCAATCAATGAATATAAGGCGGGCACTGTGATCTACACCACGGTGCTCACCGATCAGGAACTCGAACTCAGCGATGAGGTCACCGATGTCGCCATCCAGCAGAGCCGCATGGTCGCCTCAGTCGCCCTTGTCGAGGCGCTCGGGGGCGGCTTCACGAGTGATGATCTGCCAGGCACGACGGCGATTCGCGGCCTGGATTTTTATCGCCCGGCGAATGTCATCGGCAGTAACGCCGCGGAGTAG
- a CDS encoding PEP-CTERM sorting domain-containing protein, translating into MAAAAMLLAGLASPARAGAVVDTLYFTTYSGGENVWSATATYNGTGSAGNGTFTLTTPTGIAQTPGADGIVENPNNGQLLVGGQGTGNVYQVNPTNGNYVSLPAGMNTYEITVGPNGNHVWGGGSEGGASTITKVPLNPTGGTPKVVTVSGASSEVTHITFAPGLAPGMAFYTDGTDGGFGDFGTINLATGVTTALLTNVPYAHGMVYDPFTGDLILAGGDMIAQVSTSGTVLSTLALNLGQELDQGAVTGNGQLYWADNTGNLVFIDYANTGLIGASTDFVSNNFFISSLDDIAPLVGSGGTNVPEPATLGLLGFGVTALAALRRRAQLRSR; encoded by the coding sequence ATGGCCGCGGCGGCAATGCTGCTCGCTGGCCTCGCATCGCCGGCTCGGGCCGGCGCGGTCGTCGATACCCTCTATTTCACCACCTATAGTGGTGGCGAAAATGTCTGGAGCGCCACCGCGACGTATAACGGCACTGGCAGTGCCGGCAATGGCACTTTCACCCTTACCACGCCGACCGGAATCGCACAGACGCCAGGGGCGGACGGCATCGTCGAGAATCCCAATAACGGCCAGTTGCTGGTGGGTGGGCAGGGTACCGGCAATGTCTATCAGGTGAACCCGACCAACGGAAATTATGTCTCGCTTCCCGCCGGGATGAACACGTATGAAATCACCGTCGGCCCGAACGGCAATCATGTTTGGGGTGGCGGCAGCGAAGGCGGCGCCTCGACGATCACCAAGGTACCGCTCAACCCGACCGGCGGCACGCCGAAAGTGGTTACCGTCTCGGGCGCGAGCAGTGAAGTGACGCACATCACCTTCGCACCCGGGCTTGCCCCCGGCATGGCGTTTTACACCGACGGAACCGATGGCGGGTTCGGCGATTTTGGCACTATCAATCTCGCAACCGGCGTCACCACCGCGCTCCTCACCAACGTCCCTTACGCGCACGGCATGGTCTATGATCCGTTCACCGGCGATCTGATCCTCGCCGGCGGCGACATGATCGCGCAGGTCAGCACCTCGGGCACGGTTCTTTCCACTCTCGCCCTCAATCTGGGGCAGGAACTCGACCAAGGCGCCGTCACCGGCAACGGACAGCTGTACTGGGCCGATAATACGGGCAATCTGGTGTTCATCGATTACGCCAATACCGGCCTCATTGGCGCATCCACCGATTTCGTTTCGAATAATTTCTTTATCAGCTCACTCGATGATATCGCGCCCCTGGTCGGCAGCGGCGGCACCAATGTCCCCGAGCCGGCGACGCTCGGCCTCCTCGGGTTCGGGGTCACGGCGCTCGCGGCCCTTCGCCGCCGCGCCCAGTTGCGTTCGCGGTGA
- a CDS encoding RibD family protein, translated as MAGAVPASPFLAVAEGARFVLGRIAQSLDGRIATPSGASRWIGGEEDLDHTHRLRASADAVLVGASTVAADDPRLTTRRVRGPSPVRVVLDPRRRLGVEFCLFQDGGATLLCVAAENIAGETRHGTAELVGVSCPDGVFDLRRLLDQLALRGLRRVLVEGGGVTLSRFLAAGLLDRLHVTLAPLLLGGGIPAFALPAAATPAEARRLAWTVHPLGGDLLLDIVLTANATGRGGEGPRAP; from the coding sequence ATGGCCGGGGCGGTGCCGGCGTCGCCGTTCCTCGCGGTCGCGGAAGGCGCGCGTTTCGTCCTCGGCCGCATCGCCCAAAGCCTCGATGGCCGCATCGCGACGCCCTCCGGCGCCTCGCGCTGGATTGGCGGTGAGGAGGATCTCGATCACACCCATCGCCTCCGCGCCAGCGCCGACGCCGTCCTGGTCGGCGCCAGCACCGTCGCCGCCGATGACCCGCGCCTGACCACGCGGCGGGTTCGCGGCCCCTCGCCGGTCAGGGTGGTGCTCGACCCGAGGCGGCGGCTCGGCGTGGAATTTTGTCTCTTTCAGGATGGCGGCGCGACGCTGCTTTGCGTTGCGGCAGAGAACATCGCCGGGGAAACCCGCCACGGCACCGCCGAACTCGTCGGGGTTTCGTGCCCGGATGGCGTTTTCGATCTCCGCCGTTTGCTTGATCAGCTCGCTCTGCGCGGCTTGCGGCGCGTGCTTGTCGAAGGCGGTGGGGTGACGCTATCGCGCTTTCTCGCCGCCGGCCTGCTCGACCGGCTGCACGTGACCCTCGCGCCGCTTCTGCTCGGCGGCGGCATCCCGGCGTTTGCGCTACCCGCCGCCGCGACCCCGGCCGAGGCGCGGCGGCTCGCCTGGACGGTTCATCCTTTGGGCGGGGATCTCCTGCTCGATATCGTGCTCACCGCGAACGCAACTGGGCGCGGCGGCGAAGGGCCGCGAGCGCCGTGA
- a CDS encoding glutathione binding-like protein: MIEVWTWPTPNGHKVHIMLEEIGLPYKVVPVNIGQGEQFKPEFLAITPNHRIPAIIDPDGPGGKRFALFESGAILIYLAEKTGKLIPAEPAARYLCLQWLMFQMGGVGPMFGQYNHFAAYAPEKIPYAIERYTNEVKRLHRVLDKRLSESDYLAGADYSIADIATFPWVRNPSRRGIDLADYPHVRRWHDAIAARPAVMRGVEVLSENQRRGAMTDQERENLFGAKQFGAR, translated from the coding sequence ATGATCGAAGTTTGGACCTGGCCGACCCCGAATGGGCACAAAGTGCATATTATGCTCGAGGAAATCGGGCTTCCTTACAAAGTCGTGCCGGTGAATATCGGCCAGGGGGAGCAGTTCAAGCCCGAATTCCTCGCGATCACCCCCAATCACCGCATTCCGGCGATCATTGATCCCGACGGGCCGGGGGGCAAGCGTTTCGCCTTGTTCGAATCTGGCGCGATCCTGATTTATCTCGCGGAAAAAACCGGGAAATTGATCCCGGCCGAGCCGGCGGCGCGCTATCTTTGCCTCCAATGGCTGATGTTCCAGATGGGCGGCGTCGGGCCGATGTTCGGCCAGTATAATCATTTCGCCGCTTACGCGCCGGAAAAGATTCCTTATGCCATCGAGCGCTACACCAACGAGGTCAAGCGCCTGCATCGCGTGCTCGATAAGCGTCTCTCGGAGAGCGACTACCTCGCCGGCGCGGACTACTCGATCGCCGACATCGCGACCTTCCCCTGGGTGCGCAATCCGTCGCGGCGCGGCATCGACCTCGCCGATTACCCGCATGTTCGCCGCTGGCATGACGCGATCGCCGCCCGCCCCGCCGTGATGCGCGGCGTCGAGGTTCTGAGCGAAAATCAGCGCCGCGGCGCGATGACCGACCAGGAGCGCGAAAATCTGTTCGGCGCCAAGCAGTTCGGCGCGCGCTGA
- a CDS encoding pyridoxal-phosphate-dependent aminotransferase family protein: MSERDNHPPVEAHQGRHFLQIPGPTNVPDRVLRAIDRPTIDHRGPDFAALARRVLDNLRPVFGTEAPVVIYPASGTGAWEAALVNTLSPGDRILMIRTGWFATLWKEMAERLGLAPLVFDTDWRRGADPALIGEALTADRDHEIKAVCVVHNETSTGCRSDIQAIREAMDRAQHPALLLVDTISSLGSMEYRHDEWGVDVTIAGSQKGLMLPPGLSFNAISRKALAAAEHARLARSYWDWRPMLAANERGFFPYTPATNLLYGLDAALSMLHEIGLDAVFARHARHAEATRHAVRAWGLEIQCAEPRHYSASLTAVRLPEGESADRLRALILARFNMSLGNGLGPLADRVFRIGHLGHFGDLDLIGTLAGVEMGLAGAGIPFRAGGVQAALDFLALPA; encoded by the coding sequence ATGTCCGAACGCGACAATCACCCCCCGGTGGAAGCGCATCAGGGGCGGCATTTCCTACAAATTCCCGGCCCCACCAACGTCCCCGACCGCGTCCTGCGCGCCATCGATCGCCCGACCATCGACCATCGCGGCCCGGACTTCGCGGCCCTCGCCCGCCGCGTGCTCGACAATCTGCGCCCGGTGTTCGGCACCGAGGCTCCGGTGGTCATCTATCCCGCCTCCGGCACCGGGGCGTGGGAGGCGGCGCTGGTCAATACGCTCTCACCCGGCGATCGCATCCTGATGATCCGCACCGGCTGGTTCGCCACACTCTGGAAGGAGATGGCCGAGCGTCTCGGCCTCGCGCCTTTGGTTTTTGACACCGATTGGCGCCGCGGCGCCGATCCGGCGCTGATCGGCGAGGCGCTCACCGCCGATCGCGACCACGAGATCAAGGCGGTCTGCGTCGTCCATAACGAAACCTCGACCGGCTGCCGCAGCGATATCCAGGCGATCCGCGAGGCGATGGACCGCGCCCAGCATCCCGCCCTGCTACTCGTCGATACCATCTCCTCACTCGGCTCGATGGAGTATCGCCATGATGAATGGGGCGTCGATGTCACCATCGCCGGCTCGCAAAAAGGGCTGATGTTGCCGCCAGGTCTTTCTTTCAATGCGATCAGTCGCAAGGCGCTGGCCGCCGCCGAGCATGCTCGCCTTGCCCGCAGCTACTGGGATTGGCGGCCGATGCTCGCTGCCAATGAACGCGGCTTTTTCCCCTACACGCCGGCGACCAACCTGCTCTACGGCTTGGACGCGGCGCTTTCGATGCTGCACGAGATCGGGCTAGACGCGGTCTTTGCCCGCCACGCCCGCCACGCCGAGGCAACCCGGCACGCGGTACGCGCCTGGGGGCTCGAAATCCAGTGCGCCGAGCCGCGCCATTATTCCGCGAGCCTGACCGCCGTCCGCCTGCCCGAGGGCGAAAGCGCCGATCGTCTTCGCGCCCTCATCCTCGCGCGGTTCAACATGAGCCTCGGCAACGGTCTCGGCCCGCTCGCCGATCGGGTCTTCCGGATCGGCCATCTCGGCCATTTCGGCGATCTCGATCTGATCGGAACGCTGGCCGGGGTGGAAATGGGCCTCGCTGGCGCCGGCATCCCGTTCCGCGCCGGCGGCGTCCAGGCGGCACTCGACTTTCTGGCGCTGCCGGCGTGA
- a CDS encoding NADP-dependent oxidoreductase: protein MSKRQVVVLRRRPVGAPTPDIFAIEESAMPEPAEGQVLTRTLFLSIDPYMRGRLSDAKSYAAPVPIGGMMEGETIGEVIASRDPGFAPGDVVVGPRGWASHLVAPAKAVVKLPKNGAPLSTYLGVLGMPGTTAYSGMTDIGQPKAGETVVISAASGAVGAVAGQLAKRAGARVVGVAGGPEKCLFVQETLGFDECIDHRSLDLKAALNDACPNGIDVYFENVGGDLQRLVFPRLNAFGRVVMCGMVAEYNDTEPRPGPNLMMVVRNRLRIQGLIVSDKPERFAEWRALATPWVLDGSLKYREDIVDGLENAPDALIGILGGRNFGKLLVRVGAAPA from the coding sequence ATGAGCAAGCGCCAGGTCGTCGTTCTCCGTCGTCGCCCGGTGGGCGCGCCGACGCCGGATATTTTCGCGATCGAGGAAAGCGCGATGCCTGAGCCCGCCGAGGGCCAGGTTCTCACCCGCACCCTCTTTCTCTCGATCGATCCCTATATGCGTGGGCGGCTTTCGGATGCGAAATCCTATGCCGCGCCGGTGCCGATCGGCGGCATGATGGAGGGCGAGACCATCGGCGAGGTGATCGCCTCGCGCGATCCTGGCTTTGCGCCAGGCGATGTCGTCGTCGGCCCGCGCGGCTGGGCGAGCCATCTCGTGGCACCGGCGAAGGCGGTGGTGAAGCTGCCGAAAAACGGCGCGCCGCTCTCCACCTATCTCGGCGTCCTCGGCATGCCCGGCACCACCGCCTATTCCGGGATGACCGATATCGGCCAGCCGAAAGCGGGCGAGACGGTGGTGATCTCGGCGGCCTCGGGCGCGGTCGGCGCGGTCGCCGGCCAGCTCGCCAAGCGAGCCGGGGCGCGCGTCGTCGGTGTTGCCGGCGGGCCGGAGAAATGTCTCTTCGTGCAGGAAACGCTCGGCTTCGATGAATGCATCGATCATCGCAGCCTCGATCTCAAGGCGGCGTTGAATGACGCTTGCCCGAACGGGATCGATGTCTATTTCGAGAATGTCGGGGGTGATCTGCAGCGCCTGGTCTTCCCCCGGCTCAACGCCTTCGGCCGGGTGGTGATGTGCGGCATGGTCGCCGAATATAACGACACCGAGCCGCGTCCCGGCCCCAATCTGATGATGGTGGTGCGCAACCGGCTACGCATTCAGGGCCTGATCGTCTCCGACAAGCCCGAGCGCTTCGCCGAATGGCGGGCGCTGGCGACACCCTGGGTGCTGGACGGCAGCCTGAAATACCGCGAAGACATCGTCGATGGCCTCGAAAACGCTCCCGACGCGCTGATCGGCATTCTCGGCGGGCGCAATTTCGGCAAGCTCCTCGTGCGCGTCGGCGCCGCTCCGGCCTGA
- a CDS encoding alcohol dehydrogenase: MRAWAVVANGAPLKEMELPTPEPKGTEVLLETTHCGVCHSDLHIWEGFYDLGGGKRMSLVDRGVVLPLAMGHEIVGRVVKLGPEAKGVKPGDLRIVYPWVGCGTCAACLGDEDNMCLKPKSLGVYQNGGYATHVLAPHPRHLVDPGTLDPAVAATYACSGITVYSAIQKVMPLPPEEPVVLVGAGGLGMNAIEILKALGHKNIVVVDVSAEKREAARREGASQTIDGSGEGVAKRIIEACGGPVAAVIDLVNGTATARFAFDALRKGGKLVQVGLFGGELSLPLPLMPIRALTVQGSYVGTVKDLRALVKLAQSGAVKPLPVTEVPQRDANAALMRLRDGKVTGRLVLRAEAA; the protein is encoded by the coding sequence ATGCGCGCCTGGGCCGTGGTTGCCAACGGAGCCCCGCTCAAGGAAATGGAGCTTCCGACCCCGGAGCCGAAAGGGACGGAAGTGCTCCTGGAGACGACGCATTGCGGCGTCTGCCATTCCGATCTCCATATCTGGGAAGGTTTTTATGATCTCGGCGGCGGCAAACGAATGTCGCTCGTCGATCGTGGCGTCGTGCTGCCGCTCGCCATGGGCCATGAAATCGTCGGCCGGGTGGTCAAGCTCGGGCCGGAGGCCAAAGGCGTGAAGCCGGGCGATCTTCGCATCGTCTACCCCTGGGTCGGCTGTGGCACCTGCGCCGCCTGTCTCGGGGACGAGGATAATATGTGCCTCAAGCCGAAAAGCCTCGGCGTTTATCAGAATGGCGGTTACGCGACGCACGTTTTAGCGCCGCATCCGCGCCATCTCGTCGATCCCGGCACCCTCGATCCGGCGGTTGCGGCGACCTATGCCTGCTCGGGGATCACCGTCTATTCCGCGATCCAGAAGGTCATGCCGCTGCCGCCCGAGGAGCCGGTGGTGCTGGTCGGTGCCGGCGGGCTCGGGATGAACGCGATCGAGATCTTAAAGGCGCTCGGGCACAAGAATATCGTCGTCGTCGATGTCAGCGCCGAAAAGCGCGAAGCGGCTCGGCGCGAGGGCGCGAGCCAAACCATCGATGGCAGCGGCGAAGGGGTTGCCAAACGCATCATCGAGGCGTGCGGCGGGCCGGTCGCGGCGGTGATCGATCTCGTCAACGGCACGGCGACGGCGCGCTTTGCCTTCGACGCCTTGCGCAAGGGCGGCAAGCTGGTGCAGGTCGGCCTTTTCGGCGGCGAACTCTCTTTGCCGCTGCCCTTGATGCCGATCCGGGCGCTGACCGTTCAGGGAAGCTATGTCGGCACCGTCAAGGATCTCCGCGCCTTGGTGAAGCTCGCTCAATCCGGCGCCGTCAAGCCGCTGCCGGTGACCGAGGTGCCCCAGCGTGACGCCAATGCGGCCCTGATGCGGCTTCGTGACGGCAAGGTGACGGGGCGCCTCGTGCTCCGGGCGGAGGCCGCGTGA
- a CDS encoding D-2-hydroxyacid dehydrogenase family protein translates to MASLVKIAVLDDWQGIARASADWRALEARATVDFFPAAFASEDEAASRLAAYDILLPMRERTAFPASLIARLPRLKLIAMTGPRAGTLDLAACTKAGVLVCNTGSDASGAATAELALALLLAAARHVPAGDAAIRAGRFQEGVGLGQTLAGATLGVIGLGRIGARMAGYGRALGMRVLAWSANLTPERAAEAGAEYATKEALLAQSDAISLHLVLSARTRGVLGAAELARLKPGAIVVNTARGPLIEEAALVAALREGRIIAALDVFDTEPLPADHPLRTLPNTVLTPHLGFGTGAIFRQFYGEAIENIAAFLDGAPMRVVNPEAIAPSA, encoded by the coding sequence ATGGCGTCATTGGTCAAGATCGCGGTGCTCGATGATTGGCAGGGCATCGCCCGCGCTAGCGCCGATTGGCGGGCACTCGAAGCCCGCGCGACGGTCGATTTTTTCCCGGCCGCCTTCGCCTCCGAAGACGAGGCGGCTTCCCGCCTCGCGGCCTACGACATCCTGCTCCCGATGCGCGAGCGGACGGCGTTTCCCGCATCCCTCATCGCGCGTCTGCCGCGCCTCAAGCTGATCGCCATGACCGGGCCGCGCGCCGGCACCCTCGATCTCGCCGCCTGCACCAAAGCTGGCGTGCTGGTGTGCAACACCGGGAGCGACGCGTCAGGCGCGGCGACGGCGGAACTCGCGCTCGCCTTGCTGCTCGCCGCCGCGCGCCATGTCCCGGCCGGCGATGCCGCGATCCGTGCCGGGCGCTTCCAGGAGGGGGTCGGGCTGGGCCAGACGCTCGCCGGTGCGACGCTCGGCGTGATCGGGCTCGGGCGGATCGGCGCGCGCATGGCCGGCTACGGCCGCGCGCTGGGCATGCGTGTGCTCGCCTGGAGCGCCAACCTGACGCCAGAGCGCGCCGCCGAGGCCGGGGCGGAGTATGCAACGAAAGAGGCGCTGCTTGCACAGTCGGATGCGATCAGTCTCCATCTCGTGCTCTCCGCCCGCACCCGCGGTGTGCTCGGCGCTGCCGAGTTGGCGCGGCTCAAGCCGGGGGCGATCGTCGTCAACACCGCGCGCGGCCCGCTGATCGAGGAGGCGGCGCTGGTCGCGGCGCTCCGCGAGGGACGCATCATCGCGGCACTCGATGTTTTCGATACCGAGCCGCTGCCCGCCGACCATCCGCTGCGCACTTTGCCCAACACCGTGCTCACGCCGCATCTCGGCTTCGGGACGGGCGCGATCTTCCGCCAGTTCTATGGCGAGGCGATCGAAAACATCGCGGCCTTCCTCGACGGCGCACCGATGCGGGTCGTCAATCCCGAGGCGATCGCGCCTTCCGCTTGA
- a CDS encoding 3-hydroxyacyl-CoA dehydrogenase: protein MDEKSQRRVAVIGAGLIGRSWAIVFARAGFAVALWDAVPAALPAARAFIAARLPELAEVGLLADPPATVLARITLAPSLAEALAGAEYVQENGPERVEAKADLFAELDRLAAPDAILASSTSGIPASQFTGNLAGRGRCLVAHPVNPPYLVPVVELCPAPWTDPAVVARARALMEAAGQVPATVNREVTGFVLNRLQMALLGEAFRLVRDGVVSEEDLDATIKHGLGLRWSFMGPFETIDLNAPGGLADYVARYGGLYKEVEREMTPCDLTPDLVARLAAPRRAALPLADHPARQAWRDRRLMALAAHKAEQPA, encoded by the coding sequence ATGGACGAAAAAAGCCAACGCCGAGTCGCGGTGATCGGGGCGGGGCTGATCGGACGCTCTTGGGCGATCGTCTTCGCGCGCGCCGGATTCGCCGTCGCGTTGTGGGACGCGGTGCCGGCGGCACTCCCGGCGGCGCGCGCGTTCATCGCGGCGCGGCTGCCCGAACTCGCCGAAGTCGGTCTCCTCGCCGATCCGCCGGCGACGGTGCTGGCGCGCATCACCCTCGCGCCCAGCCTCGCCGAAGCGCTCGCCGGCGCCGAATACGTCCAGGAAAACGGCCCCGAGCGGGTCGAGGCCAAAGCTGACCTGTTCGCCGAGCTGGACCGCCTCGCCGCCCCCGACGCCATCCTCGCGAGTTCGACCTCCGGCATCCCGGCGAGCCAGTTCACCGGCAATCTCGCCGGGCGGGGGCGCTGCCTCGTCGCGCATCCGGTCAATCCGCCTTATCTCGTGCCGGTGGTGGAACTCTGCCCGGCGCCGTGGACCGATCCCGCGGTGGTCGCGCGGGCGCGGGCGCTGATGGAGGCGGCCGGGCAGGTGCCGGCGACGGTGAACCGGGAGGTCACCGGCTTCGTCCTCAACCGGCTGCAAATGGCCCTGCTCGGCGAGGCGTTCCGGCTGGTGCGCGACGGGGTCGTCAGCGAGGAGGATCTCGACGCGACGATCAAGCACGGGCTTGGTCTGCGCTGGTCGTTCATGGGGCCGTTCGAGACCATAGACCTCAACGCGCCGGGCGGGCTCGCCGATTACGTCGCCCGCTATGGCGGGCTTTACAAGGAGGTTGAACGCGAGATGACGCCCTGTGACCTCACGCCCGACCTTGTCGCCCGGCTCGCCGCCCCCCGCCGCGCCGCGCTGCCGCTCGCCGACCACCCGGCCCGCCAGGCCTGGCGTGATCGGCGGCTGATGGCGCTGGCGGCGCACAAGGCCGAGCAGCCGGCATGA
- a CDS encoding FAD-binding oxidoreductase, translating into MNAAEALAALAECLGPRGLITDPADIAPYAEDWRRLYRGRPPAVLRPGSTAELAAAVRICAEAGLGIVPQGGNTSMVGGATPSAHGDEVVLTLSRLNRVRAIDPVDLTLTIEAGATVKAAQDAAAEAGCQLPLSIASEGSATIGGVLSTNAGGNMTLRFGNARDLVLGLEVVLADGRVWEGLRRLRKDNTGYCLRQIFLGAEGTLGIITAAVLKLVPAPRERLVAFASLPNPEAALALLTRCQRHDPSALLAFEYMGGDGMDLVLRHIPDTQLPIAAAAHYVLAEFASPRRAAGLAEGVEEMLAQAMAAGEVLDATLAASEAQARAMWRLREEHAEAQKRAGASIKNDVSVPVSLVPRFLRDAPAACAALMPGIRVVAFGHLGDGNIHFNLRPPEGMADEDFLAQDHAVMDAVLGVVRRLGGSFSAEHGVGQLKTYLMPEWRGGVELDLMRALKTAFDPRGLLNPGKVLPQAHPNG; encoded by the coding sequence ATGAACGCGGCCGAGGCCCTCGCCGCGCTCGCCGAGTGCCTCGGGCCACGCGGGCTGATCACCGACCCCGCCGATATCGCGCCCTATGCCGAGGATTGGCGGCGGCTCTATCGCGGCCGCCCGCCCGCCGTGTTGCGCCCGGGGAGCACCGCCGAACTCGCCGCCGCCGTCCGCATCTGCGCCGAGGCCGGGCTTGGCATCGTGCCGCAGGGCGGCAATACCAGCATGGTCGGCGGCGCGACCCCGTCCGCGCACGGCGACGAGGTGGTTCTCACCCTGTCGCGGCTCAACCGCGTGCGCGCCATCGACCCGGTCGATCTCACCCTCACCATCGAGGCCGGGGCGACGGTCAAGGCGGCGCAGGATGCGGCGGCCGAGGCCGGCTGCCAGTTGCCGCTTTCGATCGCCTCGGAAGGGAGTGCCACCATCGGCGGCGTGCTCTCGACCAACGCCGGCGGCAATATGACGCTCCGCTTCGGCAATGCCCGCGATCTCGTGCTCGGCCTCGAGGTGGTGCTCGCCGATGGCCGGGTGTGGGAGGGGCTCCGGCGGTTGCGCAAAGACAATACCGGCTATTGTCTCCGCCAGATTTTCCTCGGCGCCGAGGGCACGCTCGGCATCATCACCGCCGCCGTACTCAAGCTGGTGCCGGCGCCGCGCGAGCGCTTGGTTGCGTTTGCCTCGCTGCCGAACCCCGAGGCGGCGCTCGCGCTGCTGACCCGCTGCCAGCGTCATGACCCCTCGGCGCTGCTTGCCTTCGAATATATGGGGGGAGACGGCATGGACCTCGTGCTCCGCCACATCCCGGACACGCAGCTTCCCATCGCTGCCGCAGCGCATTACGTCTTGGCCGAATTCGCCTCGCCCCGCCGCGCGGCCGGGCTCGCTGAGGGCGTCGAGGAGATGCTGGCGCAAGCGATGGCGGCGGGCGAGGTGCTGGACGCGACGCTGGCGGCGAGCGAGGCGCAGGCGCGGGCGATGTGGCGGCTGCGCGAGGAGCACGCGGAGGCGCAAAAGCGCGCCGGCGCCAGCATCAAGAACGACGTCTCGGTACCGGTCTCGCTGGTGCCGCGCTTCCTGCGCGACGCCCCTGCCGCCTGTGCCGCACTCATGCCGGGGATCCGCGTCGTTGCCTTCGGCCATCTCGGCGACGGCAACATCCACTTCAACCTGCGCCCGCCCGAGGGCATGGCGGACGAGGATTTCCTCGCCCAGGACCACGCCGTGATGGACGCCGTGCTCGGCGTCGTGCGGCGCTTGGGCGGCAGCTTCTCGGCCGAGCACGGAGTCGGCCAGCTCAAAACCTACCTGATGCCGGAATGGCGCGGCGGGGTCGAACTCGACCTCATGCGCGCGCTCAAGACGGCGTTCGACCCGCGCGGCCTCCTGAACCCAGGAAAGGTTTTGCCGCAGGCACACCCCAACGGATAA